A genome region from Chengkuizengella sp. SCS-71B includes the following:
- a CDS encoding ABC transporter permease: MYYASIFTDYFKTYLKTRMTYRADFLIEVVTDLLFQLTNLFFILVVFLHTSSLGGWSIYEMLFIYGYFMIPYGIFTCFLNLWSFNERYIVKGEMDRILTRPAHNLVQLVLENMDPASLFGSLTGFIIMGYAWVHLDVSFAWYDPFVLILMVVGSVLIYGGVYILITSLSFFSDSPTGITPMIWNIQNYGRYPVDIYNKVIKFTLTWLLPFAFVGVYPASFFLDKDISQGFALLTPVVGIVFFSIGFMVWNMGVNRYKGAGS, from the coding sequence ATGTATTACGCCTCAATTTTTACAGATTATTTTAAAACCTATTTAAAGACGCGAATGACCTACCGAGCTGATTTTTTGATTGAAGTAGTGACGGATTTATTATTTCAACTGACAAATTTATTTTTTATATTAGTAGTATTTCTACACACAAGTTCTTTGGGTGGTTGGTCCATCTATGAAATGTTATTCATATACGGGTATTTTATGATTCCTTATGGTATATTCACTTGTTTTTTAAACCTATGGAGCTTTAATGAACGCTATATTGTAAAAGGAGAAATGGATCGGATTTTAACGAGACCAGCTCATAACTTAGTGCAGCTAGTTTTAGAAAATATGGATCCTGCATCTTTATTTGGTTCCCTCACAGGTTTCATTATTATGGGGTATGCTTGGGTTCATCTTGATGTATCTTTTGCTTGGTATGATCCATTTGTGCTCATATTGATGGTTGTAGGATCAGTTTTGATTTATGGCGGAGTATACATACTAATCACGTCGTTATCTTTTTTTTCGGATTCACCAACAGGAATCACACCCATGATTTGGAATATACAAAACTATGGGAGATATCCAGTAGATATTTATAATAAAGTGATTAAATTTACTTTGACGTGGTTATTGCCATTTGCGTTTGTAGGAGTGTATCCTGCTTCGTTTTTCTTGGATAAAGACATTTCACAAGGTTTTGCTTTGTTAACGCCAGTTGTAGGTATTGTGTTTTTCAGTATTGGTTTTATGGTTTGGAATATGGGAGTGAATAGATATAAGGGAGCTGGGTCTTAG
- a CDS encoding response regulator transcription factor, whose amino-acid sequence MVKILVADDDESIRHLISLYLNNEGYMILEASDGREALNILEKEKINLAIIDIMMPHINGWELCKEIRDLYEIPVLMVTAKGTTEDKVKGFELGTDDYLVKPFDPMELIVRVKALLRRYKVMNSQIIKIGDIQMDAKTKKVSINGDSLTLPLKEFEVLFQLANFPNQIFTRDQLIEKIWGLDYEGDDRTVDVHIKRLRQRIKEKTDMIQISTIRGLGYRLEVIS is encoded by the coding sequence ATGGTTAAAATTTTGGTTGCAGACGATGATGAAAGCATTCGTCATCTTATTTCACTTTACTTAAATAATGAAGGCTATATGATACTTGAAGCCAGTGACGGTAGAGAAGCATTGAATATTTTGGAAAAAGAAAAGATTAATCTTGCGATTATTGATATTATGATGCCTCATATAAACGGGTGGGAACTCTGCAAGGAGATTCGAGATTTATACGAAATCCCTGTATTAATGGTGACTGCTAAAGGTACTACAGAAGATAAAGTAAAAGGATTCGAGTTAGGTACTGACGATTATTTAGTGAAACCTTTTGATCCTATGGAGTTAATTGTGCGAGTAAAAGCTTTGCTTAGAAGATATAAAGTGATGAACTCACAAATTATTAAAATAGGTGATATACAAATGGATGCAAAAACTAAAAAAGTGTCAATCAATGGAGATAGTTTAACGTTACCTTTAAAGGAGTTTGAGGTATTGTTTCAGTTAGCAAATTTCCCAAACCAGATATTCACTCGAGATCAGCTGATTGAAAAGATTTGGGGTCTTGATTATGAAGGAGATGACAGAACTGTAGATGTACACATCAAACGTCTACGGCAAAGAATTAAAGAAAAAACCGATATGATACAAATTTCTACGATTAGAGGTTTAGGATATCGTTTAGAGGTTATTTCATGA
- a CDS encoding ABC transporter ATP-binding protein, whose translation MSAIHVNQLRKVFKVQKNREGLKGAFQDLFKRQYNQVAAVDDISFQIPRGEICGYIGENGAGKSTTIKMLTGILVPSSGQIEVNGMIPYKEREKFVRGIGVVFGQRSQLWWDIGVIESFQLLKKVYRVPENDFKTRLDEIVERLQLSEILNRPVRKLSLGQRMRCELAASLLHNPSILFLDEPTIGLDIVVKTEIREFLKDMNQKYETTILLTTHDLQDIEALCSRVIMLDQGHIIYDGGLQNLKDKWGKGKEVHFQFQKSYPLSQLHELTKGLNVKWLRENELAAKVWIPQNEVNVSDVLSRIVGFINISDIKIFETNTDEIVREIYKSGSAEKAKEVVASNG comes from the coding sequence ATGTCAGCAATTCATGTGAATCAACTTCGAAAAGTATTCAAAGTTCAAAAAAATAGAGAGGGCTTAAAAGGAGCATTCCAAGATCTATTCAAAAGGCAATACAATCAAGTTGCGGCTGTAGACGATATTAGCTTTCAAATTCCAAGAGGAGAAATCTGTGGATACATTGGGGAAAATGGTGCGGGAAAATCAACTACGATAAAAATGTTAACAGGTATTCTTGTACCAAGTTCTGGACAAATTGAAGTGAATGGTATGATTCCATATAAAGAAAGAGAGAAATTTGTACGTGGTATCGGCGTAGTATTTGGACAAAGAAGTCAATTGTGGTGGGATATAGGTGTAATTGAATCTTTCCAGTTGTTGAAAAAAGTTTATCGTGTACCTGAAAATGACTTTAAAACTCGTTTGGATGAAATTGTAGAACGTTTGCAATTATCTGAAATATTAAATCGTCCAGTTCGAAAATTAAGCTTGGGTCAGCGTATGAGGTGTGAATTAGCGGCGTCTTTATTACATAATCCATCAATTTTATTCTTAGATGAACCTACTATTGGTTTAGACATTGTAGTGAAAACAGAAATACGAGAATTTTTAAAAGATATGAATCAAAAATATGAAACAACGATTTTATTAACGACCCATGATTTGCAGGATATTGAAGCATTATGTTCGCGTGTGATTATGCTCGATCAAGGTCATATTATATATGATGGTGGTCTACAAAATTTAAAGGATAAATGGGGTAAGGGAAAGGAAGTTCATTTTCAATTTCAAAAGAGTTATCCATTATCACAACTGCACGAGTTAACGAAAGGCTTAAATGTGAAATGGTTAAGAGAAAATGAGTTGGCAGCAAAAGTGTGGATTCCTCAAAATGAAGTGAATGTATCTGATGTGTTAAGTCGCATCGTAGGATTTATCAATATTAGTGATATTAAAATCTTTGAAACAAATACAGATGAAATCGTGAGAGAGATTTACAAATCTGGTTCTGCAGAAAAAGCAAAGGAAGTGGTTGCTTCCAATGGTTAG
- a CDS encoding LCP family protein, translating into MVTKKPKKKSKKLLWTSLIIFIPIVIFLTYYIISIVSTANDLQADGDSPFDKFDDDAFYEPPEWEGNERVNILLLGGDTRGLSKNEVPRSDTMMVLSLDPESKQAFLFSILRDTYVDIPGHWGTKINAALVFGGPNLAMETVSNFTGLPIQYYVYVDFEGFTELVDAIGGVEFYVEKDMYYSSRADGPEFDIDLKEGTQHLDGKKALQYVRFRHDAQGDFSRTERQRNLLKAVADEMLTFTNLINLPKTLEEVEPYIETNLTFSEMVKLGSLAYKHKNNGFQTEQLPPSDNVRDERIDGLSYLVTDEAEMQQYIQDLFEQAALEEIPQENETNQESDEAGSEGS; encoded by the coding sequence ATGGTTACTAAAAAACCAAAGAAAAAAAGTAAAAAATTATTGTGGACATCACTTATTATTTTCATTCCAATTGTAATTTTCCTTACTTATTACATTATTTCTATTGTAAGTACCGCAAATGATCTACAGGCGGATGGGGATTCACCATTTGATAAATTCGATGACGATGCATTTTATGAACCACCTGAATGGGAAGGGAACGAACGAGTAAATATTTTATTATTAGGTGGAGACACTAGAGGTCTTAGTAAAAATGAAGTGCCTCGTTCCGATACGATGATGGTACTTTCTCTTGATCCGGAATCAAAGCAGGCTTTTCTATTTTCAATTTTACGTGATACATACGTAGATATACCTGGTCATTGGGGTACAAAAATTAATGCAGCTTTAGTTTTTGGCGGTCCAAATCTAGCGATGGAAACGGTGAGCAATTTTACCGGTTTACCTATTCAATATTATGTTTATGTAGATTTTGAAGGATTTACTGAATTGGTCGATGCTATCGGCGGAGTTGAGTTTTACGTAGAAAAAGATATGTATTATTCAAGTAGAGCAGATGGACCAGAATTTGATATCGACCTCAAGGAAGGCACACAACATTTAGATGGAAAGAAAGCATTGCAATATGTTCGTTTTCGTCATGATGCACAAGGAGATTTCTCAAGAACAGAAAGACAAAGAAACTTGTTAAAAGCCGTTGCGGATGAAATGTTAACTTTCACTAATTTGATCAACTTACCTAAAACATTGGAGGAAGTGGAGCCCTATATTGAAACAAATTTAACTTTCTCTGAAATGGTAAAATTAGGATCATTAGCCTACAAACATAAAAACAATGGATTTCAAACGGAGCAATTACCTCCTTCAGATAATGTTAGAGACGAAAGAATTGATGGATTATCGTACCTTGTAACGGATGAAGCTGAGATGCAACAATACATTCAGGACTTATTTGAGCAGGCAGCATTAGAAGAGATTCCCCAAGAAAATGAAACAAATCAAGAATCCGATGAAGCAGGAAGTGAAGGATCATGA
- a CDS encoding ABC transporter permease — protein sequence MVSAYIDMIRIRFLMMLAYRVNYYSGIIIYAINIGAYYFLWKAIYGTNETLGEFTVLQMTTYVAVSWMARAFYFNNLDREIANEIKDGSVAVQLTKPYPYLIFKMMQGLGEGLFRLLLFSIPGMVIVTLIFQIKLPTQFDVWLIFMVMIFFSFLINSQINLLTGMFAFFVENNEGLMRFKRIAVDLFSGLIIPISFFPGWSQKVLEWLPFQAITYLPASVFTGRVVGDAIYNAFIVQVFWFVFLSVPIYVIWKLARRRLVVQGG from the coding sequence ATGGTTAGTGCTTATATAGATATGATTCGAATTCGTTTTTTAATGATGCTGGCTTACCGAGTGAACTATTACAGCGGCATTATCATATATGCAATTAATATCGGTGCTTATTATTTTTTATGGAAAGCTATATACGGGACAAATGAAACGTTAGGTGAATTTACAGTTTTACAAATGACAACGTATGTTGCAGTGTCCTGGATGGCAAGAGCATTTTATTTTAACAATTTAGATAGAGAAATTGCGAATGAGATTAAAGATGGAAGCGTTGCAGTCCAATTAACAAAACCTTACCCTTATTTGATTTTTAAAATGATGCAGGGTTTAGGAGAAGGATTATTTCGATTATTGTTGTTTTCGATTCCGGGTATGGTTATCGTAACCCTTATATTTCAAATTAAACTACCGACTCAATTTGATGTCTGGTTGATTTTTATGGTGATGATCTTTTTTAGCTTTTTAATTAACTCACAGATTAATTTATTAACAGGTATGTTTGCATTTTTTGTGGAAAACAATGAAGGTTTAATGAGATTTAAAAGAATTGCTGTGGATCTTTTTTCTGGACTAATTATCCCAATATCCTTTTTCCCAGGTTGGTCCCAGAAGGTTTTAGAGTGGCTTCCATTTCAAGCCATTACCTATTTGCCTGCTTCTGTTTTTACGGGCAGAGTCGTAGGGGATGCGATTTATAATGCATTTATTGTTCAGGTATTTTGGTTTGTATTTTTAAGTGTTCCAATTTATGTCATTTGGAAGTTAGCAAGACGTCGACTCGTTGTGCAGGGAGGGTGA
- a CDS encoding glutamate-1-semialdehyde 2,1-aminomutase gives MNRQRSEQHYIEALEHIVGGVNSPSRSFKAVGGGAPVFMEKAEGAYFWDVDGNKYIDYLAAYGPIILGHAHPHVTKAITKAAQNGTLYGTPTQLENKFSKMLKKAIPSMDKVRFVNSGTEAVMTTIRVARAYTGRRKIIKFAGCYHGHSDLVLVAAGSGPSTLGIPDSAGITTNIASEVITVPFNDIEALKQALDHWGEDVAAVMIEPIVGNFGMVEPEAGYLEKLCLCARQAGALVIYDEVISAFRFHYGAAQNYKLFPDKKAIEPDLTALGKIIGGGLPIGAYGGKKEIMDQVAPLGPAYQAGTMAGNPASIAAGIACLEVLAQPITYPHLYKMADILTNGILEAAEHYNIELTINRIGGAFSVHFCNHEIKNYEDAQNTNSELFSQFFNFMLNEGINLAPSKYEAWFITIAHTLEDIHQTIHAVRNTFNKMKR, from the coding sequence ATGAACCGACAACGATCTGAACAACATTATATAGAAGCATTAGAACACATTGTTGGAGGGGTTAACAGCCCCTCCCGTTCTTTTAAAGCTGTAGGCGGCGGTGCTCCTGTATTTATGGAAAAGGCGGAAGGTGCTTACTTCTGGGATGTAGACGGAAATAAATACATAGACTATTTAGCTGCTTATGGTCCGATTATTTTAGGACATGCACACCCTCATGTAACAAAAGCAATTACCAAGGCTGCACAAAATGGAACGCTATATGGTACTCCTACACAACTAGAAAACAAATTTTCAAAAATGTTAAAAAAAGCAATCCCTTCCATGGATAAAGTTCGTTTTGTAAATTCAGGCACTGAAGCCGTTATGACAACGATTCGTGTAGCAAGAGCTTATACAGGCAGAAGAAAAATCATCAAATTTGCAGGCTGTTATCATGGACACTCAGATTTAGTTCTTGTTGCCGCTGGTTCTGGTCCTTCTACACTTGGCATTCCAGATAGTGCTGGAATTACGACAAACATTGCAAGCGAAGTCATCACAGTACCATTTAATGATATAGAAGCATTGAAACAAGCTCTGGATCATTGGGGAGAAGATGTAGCAGCAGTCATGATTGAACCCATTGTAGGAAACTTCGGAATGGTTGAACCTGAAGCGGGATATTTAGAGAAGCTTTGTTTATGTGCAAGACAAGCTGGTGCACTCGTTATTTACGATGAAGTCATAAGTGCCTTTCGTTTCCATTATGGAGCAGCGCAAAATTATAAACTTTTTCCAGATAAGAAAGCAATCGAACCTGACTTAACTGCCTTAGGTAAAATTATTGGAGGGGGATTACCCATTGGGGCTTATGGTGGAAAAAAAGAAATTATGGACCAGGTCGCTCCTTTAGGGCCAGCTTACCAGGCTGGAACTATGGCGGGAAATCCAGCTTCCATTGCAGCAGGAATAGCTTGTTTAGAAGTGCTGGCGCAACCCATAACCTACCCACATTTATATAAAATGGCGGATATATTAACGAACGGGATTCTAGAAGCAGCCGAGCATTATAACATAGAACTGACCATCAATCGAATTGGTGGTGCATTTTCAGTTCATTTTTGCAATCATGAAATCAAAAATTATGAAGATGCTCAAAACACAAATAGTGAATTATTTTCTCAGTTTTTCAATTTCATGTTAAATGAAGGGATTAATTTAGCACCCTCTAAATATGAAGCATGGTTCATCACAATTGCTCATACATTAGAAGATATTCATCAAACGATACATGCCGTACGAAACACCTTTAATAAGATGAAGCGATAA